In a single window of the Desulfovibrio sp. ZJ209 genome:
- a CDS encoding ornithine carbamoyltransferase, with translation MARNVLTIRELGPETCWLLVQQAIGIPDAKLQSDFMSEKVALLAFARHSLPERLCVTAAVRQMGGTTIFEGSPSGAWHQEVSDFQKHLMPIFGYYLDCLYTYALPVTTWNVSEVDVHFPIINAGSPDAHPAHALADIACMLRIARDLAGVTAAWVGCANGTLHSLIEATAWFPFALRVAVPKQFDITGLEAKAARIGSPVTFVESPEEAVKDVNFVFAGYRGELDALQQADWAITPELMGKAIPDARLLLCASPVRAIPVAPAVLSSKASLLVRQAEYRLRVHKRILHWVYEA, from the coding sequence ATGGCGCGAAATGTCCTGACCATTAGGGAACTGGGCCCGGAAACCTGCTGGCTGCTCGTGCAGCAGGCCATCGGCATCCCGGATGCCAAGCTGCAATCGGATTTCATGAGCGAGAAGGTGGCGCTGCTCGCCTTCGCCCGCCATTCCCTGCCCGAACGCCTCTGCGTCACGGCCGCCGTGCGCCAGATGGGCGGCACCACCATCTTCGAGGGCAGCCCCTCCGGGGCTTGGCATCAAGAGGTCAGTGACTTCCAGAAACACCTCATGCCCATCTTCGGCTATTACCTCGATTGCCTCTATACCTACGCGCTGCCCGTGACGACATGGAACGTCTCGGAGGTTGATGTGCATTTCCCCATCATCAATGCCGGCAGCCCGGACGCGCATCCCGCGCACGCGCTGGCCGACATCGCCTGCATGCTGCGCATCGCGCGCGACCTTGCGGGCGTCACCGCGGCCTGGGTGGGCTGCGCCAACGGCACGCTCCATTCGCTCATCGAGGCGACGGCGTGGTTCCCCTTCGCCCTGCGCGTGGCAGTGCCGAAGCAGTTCGACATTACAGGCTTGGAAGCCAAGGCGGCGCGTATCGGAAGCCCGGTGACCTTTGTGGAGTCTCCCGAAGAGGCGGTGAAGGACGTGAACTTTGTGTTTGCCGGCTACCGCGGGGAGCTGGACGCCCTGCAGCAGGCGGACTGGGCCATCACGCCGGAGCTCATGGGGAAGGCCATCCCCGACGCGCGGCTTTTGCTCTGCGCCTCGCCGGTGCGCGCCATCCCCGTTGCGCCGGCCGTGCTCTCCAGCAAGGCGTCGCTTCTGGTGCGCCAGGCTGAATACCGCCTGCGCGTGCACAAGCGCATCCTGCACTGGGTCTACGAGGCTTGA
- the trxA gene encoding thioredoxin, whose translation MVEELTDATFANAMKSDIPVFIDFWAPWCGPCRAMAPIIEEVSKEYEGRVRFYKMNVDENPATPTQYGVRAIPTMVLIKGGDTVEQVTGAITKDALKKMVDSKALPNEGVA comes from the coding sequence ATGGTCGAAGAACTTACTGACGCCACGTTTGCGAACGCCATGAAGAGCGACATCCCGGTCTTTATCGATTTCTGGGCGCCTTGGTGCGGCCCGTGCCGGGCCATGGCCCCGATCATTGAGGAGGTGTCCAAGGAATATGAAGGCCGCGTTCGCTTCTACAAGATGAATGTGGATGAAAACCCCGCCACGCCCACCCAGTACGGCGTGCGCGCCATCCCCACCATGGTGCTCATCAAGGGTGGCGACACGGTGGAGCAGGTCACGGGCGCCATCACCAAGGACGCCCTCAAGAAGATGGTTGATTCCAAGGCTTTGCCTAATGAAGGCGTTGCCTAA
- the trxB gene encoding thioredoxin-disulfide reductase yields MYDAVIVGAGPAGITAALYLARSGCSVLLFENLTPGGQVLLTEKLENYPGYPQGIKGYELADQFAAHLADLNSIERPQGEVSSITGKAGDFTIKAEAGEDEYHARVVLVCSGARHRTLGLEKEDTFIGRGVSYCAICDGNFYRNQVVAVAGGGNSALEETLYLANIASKVHLIHRRNAFRGYQIYQDRIAANDKVEVHLSTVIEALEGEKELTGLALKNVVTGSQEILPVHGLFIYVGFIPQTGFLPEAVERDHQGFLVTDTEMRTNVPGIFAAGDIRSKLCRQVITAAGDGATAAQAAFVFLEQLDG; encoded by the coding sequence ATGTATGACGCCGTTATCGTTGGTGCTGGTCCTGCCGGCATAACGGCTGCCCTCTACCTGGCCCGCTCCGGCTGTTCGGTGCTCCTTTTCGAGAACCTGACGCCGGGCGGCCAGGTGCTGCTGACGGAAAAACTGGAGAATTACCCCGGTTATCCGCAGGGCATCAAGGGCTATGAGCTGGCGGATCAGTTTGCGGCCCATCTGGCTGACCTGAACTCCATCGAGCGCCCCCAGGGCGAGGTGAGTTCCATCACCGGCAAAGCCGGGGATTTCACCATCAAGGCCGAGGCGGGCGAGGACGAGTACCACGCCCGCGTTGTCCTCGTGTGCTCGGGCGCGCGCCACCGCACGCTCGGCCTGGAGAAGGAAGACACCTTCATCGGGCGCGGCGTTTCGTATTGCGCCATCTGTGACGGCAACTTCTACCGCAATCAGGTGGTGGCCGTGGCGGGCGGCGGCAATTCGGCCCTGGAAGAGACGCTGTATCTTGCCAACATCGCGTCCAAGGTGCACCTCATCCACCGCCGCAACGCTTTCAGGGGCTACCAGATCTATCAGGACAGGATCGCCGCCAATGACAAGGTGGAAGTGCACCTGAGCACCGTTATCGAGGCGTTGGAGGGCGAAAAGGAACTCACCGGCCTTGCCCTGAAAAATGTGGTGACGGGCTCGCAGGAGATCCTGCCGGTGCATGGCCTGTTCATCTATGTGGGCTTTATCCCCCAGACAGGCTTCCTCCCCGAGGCCGTGGAGCGGGATCATCAGGGCTTTCTGGTGACGGATACGGAAATGCGCACCAATGTGCCGGGCATCTTCGCCGCGGGCGACATCCGCTCCAAGCTCTGCCGCCAGGTCATCACCGCTGCCGGCGACGGCGCGACCGCCGCGCAGGCGGCATTCGTCTTTCTGGAACAGCTCGATGGCTAA
- a CDS encoding outer membrane protein assembly factor BamD, with protein MAKKLLRCLLLALSLGALAGCGIIDMLYLPPAEDTAQEIFEAANDAMSEKNYVRAVELYNKLRDNYPFSPYTIDAELSLGDAYFLDEEYDLAAETYKDFEALHPRHEAMPYVLYQTGMSLLKQFRSIDRATTELQEAYDCFSRLQQSYPDSPYAKSAEENMLTCRKLMAEHELYIADVFWHMGKYGPAWRRYEFVADNFKDVPEVAEHAKEKSIAAYHKYRSEVAAETREKRQGSWKNWFTWL; from the coding sequence ATGGCTAAAAAACTGCTCCGCTGCCTTCTGTTGGCCCTCTCGCTCGGCGCGCTCGCCGGCTGCGGCATCATAGACATGCTCTATCTGCCGCCGGCCGAAGATACCGCCCAGGAGATCTTTGAAGCGGCCAACGATGCCATGAGCGAAAAGAACTATGTGCGCGCGGTGGAGCTGTACAACAAGCTGCGCGACAACTACCCCTTCAGCCCCTACACCATCGACGCGGAGCTCTCCCTCGGCGACGCCTACTTCCTCGATGAGGAGTATGACCTCGCCGCGGAGACCTACAAGGACTTTGAGGCCCTCCATCCGCGTCACGAGGCGATGCCCTATGTGCTCTACCAGACGGGCATGTCGCTTTTGAAACAGTTCCGCTCCATCGACCGCGCCACCACGGAGCTGCAGGAGGCCTATGACTGCTTCAGCCGCCTCCAGCAGTCCTACCCCGATTCGCCCTATGCCAAGAGCGCCGAAGAAAACATGCTGACCTGCCGCAAGCTCATGGCCGAGCATGAGCTCTATATCGCGGATGTCTTCTGGCATATGGGCAAGTACGGCCCCGCGTGGCGGCGCTACGAGTTCGTCGCGGACAACTTCAAGGATGTGCCCGAGGTGGCGGAGCACGCCAAGGAAAAGAGCATCGCCGCCTACCACAAGTACCGTTCCGAAGTGGCCGCCGAGACGCGCGAAAAGCGCCAGGGCTCCTGGAAGAACTGGTTCACCTGGCTCTAG
- a CDS encoding cupin domain-containing protein, whose translation MPEPAMGPFKRGEVNPYGQFFQGQSYLNMLTRDGLPIGNVTFEPGCRNNWHIHRAAEKGGQILLCTWGRGWYQEWGKPAQELRAGDVVVIPANVKHWHGAAKDSWFVHLAVEVPGKDASTEWLEPVGDEEYASL comes from the coding sequence ATGCCAGAACCAGCCATGGGGCCCTTCAAGCGGGGGGAAGTCAATCCGTACGGGCAATTTTTTCAGGGGCAGAGTTACCTGAACATGCTGACGAGGGACGGCCTCCCCATCGGCAATGTCACCTTTGAACCCGGGTGCCGCAATAACTGGCACATCCATCGTGCGGCTGAGAAGGGCGGGCAGATCCTGCTCTGCACCTGGGGCCGGGGCTGGTACCAGGAATGGGGCAAGCCGGCCCAGGAACTGCGCGCCGGGGATGTGGTGGTCATTCCGGCCAATGTCAAGCACTGGCACGGCGCGGCAAAAGACAGTTGGTTCGTGCATCTCGCGGTGGAGGTGCCGGGCAAGGATGCCTCCACCGAATGGCTCGAGCCCGTGGGTGACGAGGAGTACGCCAGCTTATAG
- a CDS encoding chemotaxis protein CheW, with protein sequence MTQVATSPGHDPHDDDLIQLVTFRIGEEEFGVDILAVQEIIRLMQITMVPRAPEFIEGVINLRGKVIPVINMRTRFNKAAHKPDSNTRIVVMELEQKIVGFLVDGVSEVLRIPESTVEDPPPVVAGIGSEYIRGIGKLDNRLLILLDLDHLLGSIDFVPA encoded by the coding sequence ATGACTCAGGTTGCCACGTCCCCGGGCCATGATCCGCATGACGACGACCTCATCCAGCTCGTCACCTTCCGCATCGGCGAGGAGGAGTTCGGGGTGGACATCCTCGCCGTGCAGGAGATCATCCGCCTGATGCAGATCACCATGGTGCCCCGCGCGCCGGAATTCATCGAGGGCGTCATCAACCTGCGCGGCAAGGTTATTCCCGTCATCAACATGCGCACGCGCTTCAACAAGGCCGCGCACAAGCCCGACAGCAACACCCGCATCGTGGTCATGGAGCTGGAACAGAAGATCGTGGGCTTTCTCGTGGACGGCGTTTCCGAGGTGCTGCGCATCCCCGAAAGCACAGTGGAAGATCCGCCGCCGGTGGTGGCGGGCATCGGCTCCGAATATATCCGCGGCATCGGCAAGCTGGACAACCGGCTGCTCATCCTGCTGGACCTGGACCACCTGCTCGGCAGCATCGATTTCGTCCCTGCTTAA